In Endozoicomonas sp. GU-1, one DNA window encodes the following:
- a CDS encoding flagellin N-terminal helical domain-containing protein, giving the protein MRISTAQQQAMVLQDLQNISQHQLEGWNQVATGKQITQPAKAPGSWTHLQSVQREISQTNHYLDSITALTSQLQLEDTLLQSYTGYLQDIRALVLQANNPGLAVVDLATLGQQVVQWRNAIIGLLNSRDAEGYYLFSGSRTSTPPVTVATASDGKKSFSFNNNNDIRQITVASDITMSSTDSADALCFTVNDGGSCFNVILMLGQIAQTLQAPPANLSTLLAGYLVQLDQAQNQAGSVHAALGTRMKALDGIRSDHHEARLYFQEQASQLGDLDYVSAISHLNQQKVQYEAALKGLSEVANLSLFDYL; this is encoded by the coding sequence ATGCGGATAAGCACAGCACAACAGCAGGCCATGGTTTTGCAGGATCTGCAAAACATCAGTCAGCACCAGCTGGAAGGCTGGAACCAGGTGGCCACGGGCAAACAGATAACCCAACCAGCCAAGGCACCGGGCAGCTGGACGCACCTGCAGAGTGTGCAACGGGAGATCAGCCAGACGAACCATTACCTGGATTCCATTACTGCCCTGACCTCCCAGCTGCAACTGGAAGATACCCTGTTGCAGAGTTATACCGGCTACCTGCAGGATATCCGGGCGCTGGTGCTGCAGGCCAACAACCCCGGGCTGGCAGTGGTGGACCTGGCCACCCTCGGGCAGCAGGTTGTGCAGTGGCGAAACGCCATTATCGGGCTGCTAAACAGCCGTGATGCCGAAGGTTATTACCTGTTTTCCGGCTCCCGGACCAGCACACCGCCGGTGACGGTTGCCACCGCCAGTGATGGCAAAAAGTCGTTTAGTTTTAATAACAATAACGACATTCGGCAAATAACAGTCGCCTCTGATATAACAATGTCGTCTACGGACAGTGCTGACGCTTTGTGCTTTACTGTGAACGACGGTGGATCATGTTTTAATGTAATCCTCATGCTCGGTCAGATAGCGCAGACACTTCAGGCTCCACCCGCCAACCTGTCAACGCTGCTTGCCGGTTACCTGGTACAGCTTGACCAGGCACAAAATCAGGCTGGCAGCGTTCATGCCGCCCTGGGAACCCGAATGAAAGCACTGGACGGTATTCGCAGTGACCATCACGAGGCCAGGCTGTACTTTCAGGAACAGGCGAGTCAGCTGGGTGATCTGGATTATGTCAGTGCCATCAGCCATCTGAATCAGCAGAAAGTACAATATGAAGCCGCTCTTAAAGGGCTTTCTGAAGTAGCGAACCTGTCGTTATTTGATTATCTCTAG